In Saccharothrix syringae, the following are encoded in one genomic region:
- a CDS encoding discoidin domain-containing protein codes for MHRLRSAGTAAALLLGLLVVPGQAQAAPVLLSQGKPATASSSEGAGTPASAAVDGDAGTRWSSAWSDPQWLSVDLGATSTVSRVELDWEAAHATAFQLQVSADGSAWTTVHTTTNGTGGRQGFDVTGTGRHVRVLGTQRANGYGYSLWEFRVYGSQGTTAPGAVRVTGSQGNWQLTVNGQPWTVKGLTWGPPAADAARYMPELRSLGVNTLRTWGTDATSRPLLDAAAANGMRVMLGFWLQPGGGPGSGGCVDYVTDTAYKTSMLDTIRQWVTTYRDHPGVLMWNVGNESILGLQNCFSGTELENQRVAYARYVNEAARAIHAVDADHPVTNTDAWTGAWAYLKAHAPDLDLYSVNSYGNVCKVRDDWVAGGYTKPYLLTEAGPPGEWEVPDDVNGVPAEPTDVQKRDGYTRAWNCITGHRGVSFGGTLFHYGTEWDFGAVWFNLTPGGKKRLSFYSVQRAFGGATPANTPPVITAMNLPTTVAAGARLDVDVAASDPDGDPITWSAAFNSKYVDNSGGLAGTPVQVNGNRLTVTAPDRLGVWKVYVMAEDGRGNIGIETRSVRVVAPRPAGTNIALNRPVTASSYQQVGDGAPFPPSNAVDGDAASRWATDWSDPQWLRVDLGAVTTFNHVQLVWEGAFGRAYEVQVSDDGNTWRTVYGTTTGNGGVDSIDVTAGGRYVRLHATQRGTGWGYSLYEFGVYRR; via the coding sequence CTGCTGTCCCAGGGCAAACCGGCCACCGCCTCGTCGAGCGAAGGCGCGGGCACGCCCGCGTCGGCGGCCGTCGACGGCGACGCCGGCACCCGCTGGTCCAGCGCCTGGAGCGACCCCCAGTGGCTCAGCGTGGACCTGGGCGCCACCTCGACCGTCAGCCGCGTCGAGCTGGACTGGGAAGCCGCCCACGCCACCGCGTTCCAGCTCCAGGTCTCCGCCGACGGCAGCGCGTGGACCACCGTGCACACCACCACCAACGGCACGGGCGGCCGCCAGGGCTTCGACGTCACCGGCACCGGCCGGCACGTCCGCGTCCTGGGCACCCAGCGCGCCAACGGCTACGGCTACTCGCTCTGGGAGTTCCGGGTCTACGGCAGCCAGGGCACCACCGCGCCCGGCGCCGTGCGCGTCACCGGCTCCCAGGGCAACTGGCAGCTCACCGTCAACGGCCAGCCGTGGACGGTGAAGGGCCTGACCTGGGGCCCGCCCGCCGCCGACGCCGCCCGGTACATGCCGGAGCTGCGCTCGCTGGGCGTCAACACCCTGCGCACGTGGGGCACCGACGCCACCAGCCGCCCGCTGCTCGACGCCGCCGCGGCCAACGGCATGCGGGTCATGCTGGGCTTCTGGCTGCAACCCGGTGGCGGCCCCGGCTCCGGCGGCTGCGTCGACTACGTCACCGACACCGCCTACAAGACGTCCATGCTCGACACCATCCGGCAGTGGGTGACCACCTACCGGGACCACCCCGGCGTGCTGATGTGGAACGTGGGCAACGAGTCCATCCTGGGCCTGCAGAACTGCTTCTCCGGCACCGAGCTGGAGAACCAGCGGGTGGCCTACGCCCGGTACGTCAACGAGGCCGCCCGCGCCATCCACGCCGTCGACGCCGACCACCCGGTCACCAACACCGACGCGTGGACCGGCGCGTGGGCCTACCTCAAGGCGCACGCACCCGACCTCGACCTGTACTCGGTGAACTCCTACGGCAACGTGTGCAAGGTCCGCGACGACTGGGTCGCGGGCGGCTACACCAAGCCCTACCTGCTCACCGAGGCCGGCCCGCCCGGCGAGTGGGAGGTGCCGGACGACGTCAACGGCGTGCCCGCCGAGCCCACCGACGTGCAGAAGCGCGACGGCTACACCCGGGCGTGGAACTGCATCACCGGCCACCGGGGCGTGTCCTTCGGCGGCACGCTGTTCCACTACGGCACCGAGTGGGACTTCGGCGCGGTGTGGTTCAACCTGACCCCGGGCGGCAAGAAGCGGCTGTCGTTCTACTCGGTGCAGCGGGCCTTCGGCGGCGCCACGCCGGCCAACACCCCGCCGGTGATCACCGCGATGAACCTGCCCACCACCGTCGCGGCCGGCGCGCGGCTCGACGTCGACGTGGCGGCCAGCGACCCGGACGGCGACCCGATCACCTGGTCGGCCGCGTTCAACTCCAAGTACGTCGACAACAGCGGTGGCCTGGCCGGCACCCCCGTGCAGGTCAACGGCAACCGGCTCACCGTCACCGCGCCCGACCGGCTGGGCGTGTGGAAGGTGTACGTGATGGCCGAGGACGGCCGCGGCAACATCGGCATCGAGACCAGGTCCGTCCGGGTCGTCGCACCGCGGCCCGCGGGCACCAACATCGCCCTCAACCGGCCCGTCACCGCCTCGTCCTACCAGCAGGTCGGCGACGGCGCCCCCTTCCCGCCGTCGAACGCCGTGGACGGCGACGCGGCCTCCCGCTGGGCCACCGACTGGTCCGACCCGCAGTGGCTGCGCGTCGACCTGGGCGCGGTGACCACGTTCAACCACGTGCAGCTGGTGTGGGAGGGTGCGTTCGGCCGCGCCTACGAGGTCCAGGTGTCCGACGACGGCAACACCTGGCGCACCGTGTACGGCACCACCACCGGTAACGGCGGGGTCGACTCGATCGACGTCACCGCCGGCGGCAGGTACGTGCGGTTGCACGCCACCCAGCGCGGCACCGGCTGGGGTTACTCGCTCTACGAGTTCGGCGTCTACCGGCGCTGA